The following DNA comes from Paraburkholderia phytofirmans PsJN.
ACTCGGTACAGACGGTCAGCGGTTTGGCGAGCACGAGCGCGGGCGCCGTGAACAGTACGGCGGCTGCGAGCAGTTTGAAGCGCATAGGATCTCCCATAACAAGCGCAGTCAGGCAGTGCGTCTGGTTGTGTGGTTATGTTCCGTTGACGAAGGACGGGCGGCCGTGCGGCGTAGCCGTCGTCTTTATTGTGATACGTTTCCGGCGCTGGCGCATGGGTCGACAATAACGCCGACGCGGGCGCGGGCCTTCGCGAAAGCTTATCGAAGGGTCGTTGCGACGACAACAACATAATCCGCATATCCATATGGCGGGCGCGGGCCAGGTTTCAGGTGCGCTGTCCCTGCACGCGCTCAGGCCGCCGCAGCGCGCTGCAGCAGGTAAGCGATGCCTTCGATCGCGCGCACGCCGTACCACGACACCATTTCCCCATCGATCAACTCGATGCGCTTGCCGGCCAGGCGCGGATCGCGTTTCAGCGCGTCGCAATGGACCTGCGTGAACCGATACGGCTCGCTGGAGAGCAGAATGCGGTCGACCTGGGCAAGCCACGGCGCGGTGTCGAAGTCGAGCGTCGGGTAACGCGCGGCACCTGCCGCGCCGCCTCGCACGTCCGGCAGCGTGTGCCAGTTCACTAGCCGCAGCATGGTCGAAATATAGGTGTCGCGCGCTACGGTCATCCACGGCTCGCGCCAGATCAGATACAGCACGTTTTGCGCAGCGAACGCGTGCGCCGCCGCTTCGCGAAGGCGGGCTTCGAGCGCTTCGCTGAGGCGCTGCGCTTCCTGCGCACGATCGAAGATCGCGCTCAGCAGCGTGTAGAGCGCCAGATTGTCCCGCGGCGTTTGAGGATGCGTCACGACGATATGCGGCACGAACGCGCGCAACTGCTCGACGGTATCGCGCTCGTTTTCGTCGATATTGACGATCAGATGAGTGGGGCGCAACGCACGAATGGCGTCGAAATTCACGGCCTTGGTGCCGCCGACCTTGCGGACCTGCTGCACCTTGTCGTGGGGATGCACGCAAAAACCGGTGCGGCCGACTATCTGCCTGTCGAGTCCGAGCGCGAACAGCAGTTCAGTGATGCTCGGCACCAGCGAAACGATACGCGGCGCGGCGCCTGCTGGTTCGTGCGCGACGCCGGCTGCATCGACCGCACGGGATTGCATGGCTTACTCGGCTTCGGCGGTGGCGCGCGGCTTGCGCGGCGCGCGCTCGAAAGCGCGGTCGTACAGCCAGCGAGGCAGCACGTGCAGCAGCATGGCCACCACGCGCATTTGCCAAGGAAACACCGCGAACGCCGTTTGACGCTCGATCGCCTGCGCCACCTTGACGGCGAAGCGGTCGGCGTCCATCAGGAACGGCATGGTGTACGGATTGTGCTCGGTCATCGGCGTGCGAATATAGCCGGGCGCAATCGTGACCACGCCGACATCATGCGGCCGCATTTCGACGCGCAACGCTTCCAGATATTTGAGCGCCGCCGATTTCGACGCGCTGTACGCGCCGGAGCCCGGCAAGCCGCGCACACTGGCGACGCTGGCGATACCCACCAGCGTGCCACGTTTCGCGGCGATCATCGCGGCGGCGAACGGCTCGAAGGTGGCGACCATGCCGAAGTAGTTGATGTCCATCACTTCGCGGAACGTGCGCAGATCGCCGTGACCGGTGACCGCGCCGCGGCTGATGCCTGCGTTGGCGATCACGACATCCGGCAAACCGTGCCGCGCGATGAACTGTGCGGCCGCGTCGGCGAGCGCTTCGGCGTCGCGCACGTCGACGGAATAGATGGAGACGGTGTTCTGCGGATGGGACTGCTGGAAGGCGGCGAGGGCGTCGCCGCGGCGGGCAACGAGGCCAAGAATCGCGCCGCGCCGCGCATATTCGGCGGCGAGCGCGAGGCCTATGCCACTCGAGGCGCCGGTAATGAAAACCTTCAGGGGTGAACTCATTCCGGCGCCTCGGCTTTACATCTTCTTGGCGCGGACCTGGGCGACCAGGTAGTCGAGCACCTGGATCGTGCCCGGCAGGCTGTTGGTCGCAGCCGGGCCGGTTTCATACTTGCCCTGCACGGCCAGCGTCGGCACGCCGTCGATCTTATAGTCGTCCAGCAGCTTCTTGTCTTTCTGCAGCGCGCTTTGCGTCGAGAATGAGTTGTACGCGTCCATGTACTTCTTCGGATCGACACCGTTCTTCGCGAGGAACTTGGCCTGATCTTCCGGCGTCAGCAGGTAGTCCTTGTTGACGTGGATTTCGTTGAAAACCTTCGGCGTGAGTTGGGTGGCGAGACCGAGCGCGTCGAGCGCGTGATACATCTTGGAATGCGGAATGAAGTCGTCGCGGAAGGCGACCGGCACGCGCTTGAACACCACGTCCGGACCCTGCTTCTTCACCCACGCTTCGAGGTACGGGTTGAATTCATTGCAGTGCGGGCAGCCGTACCAGAAAAATTCGGTGACTTCGATCTTGCCGGCGGGCACGTCGGTGGGCTGCGCGGTGGGCAGCACGGTGAAATCCTTGCCCGACACCGGCGCGGTGGGCGATGCCTGTGCCGAGGCGGCAACAAGGCCCAGCGAGAGGAACAGGATGCTCAGCAGTTTCTTCATGTTGTGTTGACCCAAGTAGGCGTAAAGCGGTGGCGCCACGCAAATGCCCGTCACCGTCTTCGAGATTCGGCGTTGAACGGTTTCAACCGTCCATCGTGCTTGTGACACGCGCCGCACGCCGATAGTTCGGCGGCGGCGCGTTCCGGCAAATCACCGTATATTTATTGTTGGCTTATTGCTTCGTGAAACGGATCACTGCGGTATCCACGCCCGCGTCCGACAAACGCTGACGGCTCGAATTCATGTCTTCGAACTTCGAGAACGGCCCGATACGCACGCGGTAATACGTGACGCCGCCGGCGTCGCGCTGCGTGACTTTCGATTCGAAGCCCTGGAAGGCGAGACGCGCTCGCTGCTGTTCGGCGTCCGCCGAGGTCTTGTACGCGCCCACTTGCAGGAAGTAGCCGGTGTTCGCATCGCCCGGCGCGGGCGCCGCGCCCGAACCGGGCTTGGCGTTGGCGGCCGTGGACAACGTGCTCTTCGGCGCGGAACCCGCCGCGGTAGCGGTCGGCGCGCTGGAGGCTTGCGGCTTCTTCGCCGGCGTGGTGGCCGTGCCGTTGCCGTTATCCTGCGCGGGTTTCGGCGCGACCGCCGTGCCGTTCGCGTTGCCGTTGTTTCCGCTGTTGCCGTTAGCCGGCGGCACTTCGACGATCTGCGGTTCTTCCAGCATGCCCGACTGCGTCTGCGAATTGGTCTGGCCCGGCGCGGTGTTCGGCGGCGCGGGTTGCGCGGCTTGCGGCACCGGCTGACCCGGCGTCTTGCCTTGCAGCGGACGGTTCGGATCGTACTGCGGCTGACTCGCGCCGGAATCCGACGCCGCGGGCGGCGCCACCTTCGAGACAAAGGGCGTAGGCGCACGGGTGATATACAGCGCAACCACTACCGCGATCGCAAGGCCGACGATCAGGCCCAGCACGATGCCGAGAAAAGTCCCCCCGGTTTGTTTCGATTGCTTTGTTGTGCGGCGTGGTTTTGCCATCGTATGAATCACCTGCAAAAAGAATCCTGGAACGACCGTCGATTATAACGACGGCCGCATGCATGTTGCGCCGGAGGACTTACATCTTGACGGGAGCGGAGACGCCGATCGTCGCGAGACCGTTGGCCAGCACTTGACGCGTGGCCGCGAGCAGCGCGACGCGTGCATTGCGCTCGGCCGCATCGTCGACCAGCACGCGTTCGGTACGGTCATTGTAGAACGAGTGGAATTCCCCGGCGAGGTCGCGCAGATAGAACGCGACCGCGTGCGGCGCGAGTTCGTCGGCGGCGTGCTGCAGCATGTCCGGGAA
Coding sequences within:
- a CDS encoding SPOR domain-containing protein, whose translation is MQVIHTMAKPRRTTKQSKQTGGTFLGIVLGLIVGLAIAVVVALYITRAPTPFVSKVAPPAASDSGASQPQYDPNRPLQGKTPGQPVPQAAQPAPPNTAPGQTNSQTQSGMLEEPQIVEVPPANGNSGNNGNANGTAVAPKPAQDNGNGTATTPAKKPQASSAPTATAAGSAPKSTLSTAANAKPGSGAAPAPGDANTGYFLQVGAYKTSADAEQQRARLAFQGFESKVTQRDAGGVTYYRVRIGPFSKFEDMNSSRQRLSDAGVDTAVIRFTKQ
- a CDS encoding thiol:disulfide interchange protein DsbA/DsbL gives rise to the protein MKKLLSILFLSLGLVAASAQASPTAPVSGKDFTVLPTAQPTDVPAGKIEVTEFFWYGCPHCNEFNPYLEAWVKKQGPDVVFKRVPVAFRDDFIPHSKMYHALDALGLATQLTPKVFNEIHVNKDYLLTPEDQAKFLAKNGVDPKKYMDAYNSFSTQSALQKDKKLLDDYKIDGVPTLAVQGKYETGPAATNSLPGTIQVLDYLVAQVRAKKM
- a CDS encoding cobalamin-binding protein; this translates as MQSRAVDAAGVAHEPAGAAPRIVSLVPSITELLFALGLDRQIVGRTGFCVHPHDKVQQVRKVGGTKAVNFDAIRALRPTHLIVNIDENERDTVEQLRAFVPHIVVTHPQTPRDNLALYTLLSAIFDRAQEAQRLSEALEARLREAAAHAFAAQNVLYLIWREPWMTVARDTYISTMLRLVNWHTLPDVRGGAAGAARYPTLDFDTAPWLAQVDRILLSSEPYRFTQVHCDALKRDPRLAGKRIELIDGEMVSWYGVRAIEGIAYLLQRAAAA
- a CDS encoding SDR family oxidoreductase; protein product: MSSPLKVFITGASSGIGLALAAEYARRGAILGLVARRGDALAAFQQSHPQNTVSIYSVDVRDAEALADAAAQFIARHGLPDVVIANAGISRGAVTGHGDLRTFREVMDINYFGMVATFEPFAAAMIAAKRGTLVGIASVASVRGLPGSGAYSASKSAALKYLEALRVEMRPHDVGVVTIAPGYIRTPMTEHNPYTMPFLMDADRFAVKVAQAIERQTAFAVFPWQMRVVAMLLHVLPRWLYDRAFERAPRKPRATAEAE